One part of the Mya arenaria isolate MELC-2E11 chromosome 3, ASM2691426v1 genome encodes these proteins:
- the LOC128227775 gene encoding tubulin alpha-3 chain-like produces the protein MRECISIHVGQAGVQIGNACWELYCLEHGIQPDGHMPSDKSPGCGDDSFNTFFSETGAGKHVPRAVFVDLEPTVVDEVRTGMYRQLFHPEQLITGKEDAANNYARGHYTIGREIVDLVLDRIRKLADQCTGLQGFLIFHSFGGGTGSGFASLLMERLSVDYGKKSKLEFAVYPAPQVATAVVEPYNSILTTHTTLEHSDCAFMVDNEAIYDICRRNLDIERPSYTNLNRLIGQIVSSITASLRFDGALNVDLTEFQTNLVPYPRIHFPLATYAPVISAEKAYHEQLSVAEITNACFEPANQMVKCDPRHGKYMACCMLYRGDVVPKDVNAAIATIKTKRSIQFVDWCPTGFKVGINYQPPTAVPGGDLAKVQRAVCMLSNTTAIAEAWARLDHKFDLMYAKRAFVHWYVGEGMEEGEFAEAREDLAALEKDYEEVGVDSVDNEAEVEEDEY, from the exons CGCGAGTGTATCTCCATCCACGTCGGTCAGGCCGGTGTCCAGATCGGTAATGCCTGCTGGGAATTGTACTGCCTTGAGCACGGCATCCAGCCCGACGGCCACATGCCATCCGACAAGTCTCCCGGCTGCGGTGATGACTCCTTTAACACGTTCTTCAGCGAGACTGGCGCTGGCAAACACGTCCCCAGGGCTGTATTTGTGGACCTCGAACCCACCGTCGTAG ACGAGGTGCGGACGGGTATGTACCGACAGCTGTTCCACCCCGAGCAACTGATCACCGGCAAGGAGGATGCCGCTAACAACTACGCCCGCGGTCACTACACCATCGGCCGAGAAATCGTTGATCTCGTACTCGACCGGATCCGGAAACTAGCGGACCAGTGCACCGGTCTCCAGGGCTTTCTGATATTCCACTCTTTCGGTGGAGGCACTGGTTCAGGATTCGCCTCTCTTCTCATGGAGCGCCTGTCCGTCGACTACGGAAAGAAATCCAAACTGGAGTTTGCAGTTTACCCGGCGCCTCAGGTAGCCACGGCGGTTGTGGAGCCGTACAACTCCATCCTCACGACACATACGACACTGGAGCACTCCGACTGCGCTTTCATGGTCGACAACGAAGCCATTTACGACATTTGTCGCAGGAACCTCGACATTGAGCGGCCAAGCTATACCAACTTGAACAGGCTAATCGGTCAGATTGTCTCCTCAATTACTGCCTCCCTCCGGTTTGACGGCGCCCTCAACGTCGACCTGACCGAGTTCCAGACCAATTTAGTGCCCTATCCACGTATCCACTTCCCTCTGGCCACCTATGCACCGGTCATATCTGCTGAGAAGGCATACCACGAGCAGTTATCCGTTGCCGAGATCACTAACGCGTGCTTCGAGCCGGCCAACCAGATGGTAAAGTGCGATCCCCGCCACGGGAAGTACATGGCCTGTTGCATGCTGTACAGAGGTGATGTCGTGCCCAAGGACGTAAATGCCGCCATCGCCACCATCAAAACAAAGCGATCCATACAGTTTGTCGACTGGTGTCCAACCGGCTTCAAGGTCGGCATCAATTACCAGCCACCGACGGCTGTCCCCGGCGGCGACCTCGCCAAAGTACAACGGGCGGTTTGCATGTTAAGCAACACGACAGCCATCGCCGAAGCGTGGGCTCGCCTTGACCACAAGTTCGACTTGATGTACGCCAAGCGCGCCTTCGTCCACTGGTACGTGGGTGAGGGTATGGAGGAGGGAGAGTTCGCGGAAGCGCGGGAGGACCTTGCTGCCCTTGAAAAGGACTACGAGGAGGTCGGCGTCGACTCCGTTGATAATGAAGCGGAAGTCGAGGAAGATGAATATTAA